The nucleotide sequence CGATTATAATGACAATGTCAGTGCTTATAATGAACTAAGAAACGGTAAGAACAAGACTCTGAAGTGCTGACCGAGAAGCTGTCGGAGATGGTCTGACGGTTGAGCGCAGCCTCGATTGTGGTGGTGAACTTGTAGAGGATGAGTGCGATGACCCCCGCCGCAATCCCGCCGAGCAGAACCTGGATTGGTGATGGCGGCTTCTCGGTCCCGATCGGTGAAGCGCTCACCAGCCTCAGCCCCTCCAGGGCCTCCTCGGTGAGATTGTTGGGCTTCTTCTTCACCCCGCTCGACCGCACTCTCTGCGGCAATCAAATCAACCACGCCAAGAAAGTCATTAGATTTCTGTTGGAGAGCATATGCGGTGTGATGTAGATAGAGGATGGAATCGGTGGGGATGTAATGTATTACGAGCTCCttggcgcggcgggcgcggcggcggaggGAGCGGAAGAGGAAGACCGAGATGGCGCCGGTGAGGAGGAGACCGGTGGCAGTCTGGAGCGGGGTGGGATTGTCATCCGTCGAGAAGAGCGTCGGAGCGCGGAGCTCCACGGGTCCCTGCCCTTCGGCTTCGACAGCGCCGGCGTCGGGGGGCTCTGGCTCCGCTGCGGAGACGGGCTGCGGAGGCCGCGCTTCAGCCTCGGCGCGGATGGCGGTGGAGCGGCGGAGGCGACGGTAGAGGAGAGGGAAGGATGAAGC is from Miscanthus floridulus cultivar M001 chromosome 7, ASM1932011v1, whole genome shotgun sequence and encodes:
- the LOC136463558 gene encoding uncharacterized protein; protein product: MVPLHCSASVHLHCLSPSCRLPLASSFPLLYRRLRRSTAIRAEAEARPPQPVSAAEPEPPDAGAVEAEGQGPVELRAPTLFSTDDNPTPLQTATGLLLTGAISVFLFRSLRRRARRAKELRVRSSGVKKKPNNLTEEALEGLRLVSASPIGTEKPPSPIQVLLGGIAAGVIALILYKFTTTIEAALNRQTISDSFSARQITITIRTIITGLCYLATSVFGINAVGLVLYSFQLTLQSIRDDDSSSSTGKITEQANTLASSDSSTSSRELDSSDMHVSDKSKNSAEKQS